Proteins encoded within one genomic window of Methanosarcina barkeri str. Wiesmoor:
- a CDS encoding radical SAM protein: MRSRIVYGPILSRRLGRSLGIDIIKNTGSKKNCNYDCIYCQLGHVELKIRSPEDVREAVTPEEVSESLQKVISNIEGLDYITFSGTCEPTLNLSLGEMIRNIRKISGVPICVITNSSLLGRGDVQNNLVEADLVVATFVSGNEETWRKIHRPAPGIDLKEIIEGLRKLAKAGTGKRLALEVMLLENEAGEPLNFTDEEIKELVKTIRYICPDEIEILTISRPPSEKWVRPVPEEKLKEIAKRFISEFGDRKVKLVLKEKKKKVKVLRTNVDEEVYALLLRRPCTFEQTCRSLNLDPENLSSVLEKLLGEGKIEIISSEVEKYYRAK; the protein is encoded by the coding sequence ATGAGGTCAAGAATTGTTTACGGCCCGATTCTTTCAAGAAGGCTCGGTAGGTCTCTGGGTATAGATATAATAAAAAATACCGGTTCGAAAAAGAATTGCAACTACGATTGCATCTATTGTCAGTTAGGACATGTTGAACTAAAAATTAGAAGCCCTGAGGATGTAAGGGAAGCTGTGACTCCAGAAGAGGTTTCCGAAAGCCTTCAAAAGGTCATTAGCAATATTGAGGGACTTGATTATATTACATTTTCCGGTACATGCGAACCGACTCTGAACCTTTCTTTGGGGGAAATGATCCGGAATATCAGGAAAATAAGTGGGGTTCCTATCTGCGTAATTACGAATTCTTCTCTTTTGGGAAGAGGAGACGTTCAAAATAATCTGGTAGAGGCAGATTTAGTAGTTGCAACCTTTGTTTCTGGAAATGAAGAGACCTGGAGAAAAATTCACAGGCCTGCTCCGGGAATTGACCTGAAGGAAATAATTGAAGGTTTGAGGAAACTTGCAAAAGCTGGAACTGGAAAGAGACTTGCACTTGAGGTCATGCTTCTTGAGAACGAAGCTGGCGAGCCACTAAATTTTACTGACGAAGAGATCAAAGAGCTGGTAAAAACAATCAGGTACATATGTCCAGATGAGATCGAGATACTAACAATAAGCCGTCCTCCTTCCGAAAAATGGGTGAGACCAGTTCCAGAAGAAAAGCTAAAGGAAATTGCAAAGCGTTTCATTTCTGAATTCGGAGATAGAAAAGTAAAGTTAGTTTTGAAGGAAAAAAAGAAGAAAGTAAAAGTGTTACGTACAAATGTGGACGAGGAGGTGTACGCCCTTCTTCTCAGAAGGCCCTGTACTTTCGAACAAACATGCCGGAGTTTAAATCTTGATCCTGAGAATCTCTCTTCTGTGCTCGAGAAATTGCTTGGCGAAGGCAAAATAGAAATAATAAGCTCAGAGGTTGAAAAGTATTACAGGGCAAAATGA